The following proteins come from a genomic window of Nocardiopsis sp. YSL2:
- a CDS encoding helix-turn-helix transcriptional regulator gives MDDLAGFLRTRRSRVDPASVGIPTDSRRRVAGLRREEVAHLSGVSVDYYVRLEQGRAKQPSEQVLDALARVLGLDETERGHVHRLARQGRRRVSAPGGRRVRPELLRVLALVADAPALITNHRLDVLAGNRLAGLLYGRPVAGLNTARHIFLEEAERGLYADWEQCTLDVVGHLRLAAGKYPDDPRLASLVGELAMGSERFRRLWARAEVRARAHGRKAYRHPLVGLLELHQENFALPDGSGMELLVLSAPEGSPSEDALRLLAGLGADGADAHAEARAPVRE, from the coding sequence ATGGACGATCTCGCGGGTTTCCTGCGGACCCGGCGCTCCCGGGTCGATCCGGCGTCCGTGGGCATCCCCACCGACAGCCGGCGCCGGGTGGCGGGGCTGCGCCGTGAGGAGGTCGCGCACCTGTCCGGTGTGAGCGTGGACTACTACGTGCGCCTGGAGCAGGGCCGTGCGAAGCAGCCCTCCGAGCAGGTGCTGGACGCGCTCGCGCGGGTGCTGGGACTGGACGAGACCGAACGCGGGCACGTCCACCGGCTCGCCCGGCAGGGCCGGCGCCGGGTGAGCGCGCCGGGCGGGCGGCGGGTCCGGCCGGAGCTGTTGCGCGTCCTCGCCCTGGTCGCCGACGCACCCGCGCTGATCACGAACCACCGTCTGGACGTGCTCGCCGGGAACCGCCTGGCGGGGCTCCTCTACGGCCGACCGGTGGCGGGGTTGAACACCGCCCGGCACATCTTCCTGGAGGAGGCCGAGCGCGGCCTGTACGCGGACTGGGAGCAGTGCACCCTCGACGTGGTCGGGCACCTGCGCCTGGCCGCCGGCAAGTACCCCGACGACCCCCGCCTGGCCTCGCTCGTGGGGGAGCTGGCGATGGGCAGCGAACGCTTCCGCCGCCTGTGGGCCCGTGCGGAAGTGCGCGCCCGCGCGCACGGACGCAAGGCGTACCGGCACCCGCTGGTCGGACTGCTGGAACTGCACCAGGAGAACTTCGCGCTGCCGGACGGGTCGGGCATGGAGCTGCTGGTGCTGTCCGCGCCCGAGGGCAGTCCCTCCGAGGACGCCCTGCGCCTGCTCGCGGGCCTGGGCGCGGACGGCGCCGACGCGCACGCGGAGGCGCGGGCCCCGGTCCGCGAGTAG
- a CDS encoding NAD(P)H-dependent oxidoreductase, with the protein MKTLIVYAHPEPRSLNGSLKDLAVSTLEGAGHQVRVSDLYAMDWKASADAADYGTAASRPLKVARDSGRAFDTGTLTPDVRAEQEKLLWADTVLFQFPLWWYTVPAILKGWVDRVFTHRFAYGVGEHSGTRYGDRFGEGTLAGRRALLSVTAGGPESHYAARGINGPMDDLLFPLHHGVLYHPGMDVLPPFVVYGADRMTAQDYSDAAEGWRQRLLTLGTTEPIAFRPQNHGDYEIPSLRLREGLEPAGRTGFGLHVRG; encoded by the coding sequence ATGAAGACGCTGATCGTCTACGCCCACCCGGAGCCGCGGTCGCTCAACGGCTCACTGAAGGACCTCGCGGTCTCCACCCTGGAGGGCGCCGGACACCAGGTGCGGGTGAGCGACCTGTACGCGATGGACTGGAAGGCGTCGGCGGACGCCGCGGACTACGGCACCGCCGCCTCCCGCCCGCTCAAGGTCGCCCGGGACTCCGGCCGCGCCTTCGACACCGGAACACTCACCCCCGACGTACGCGCCGAGCAGGAGAAGCTGCTGTGGGCCGACACCGTCCTCTTCCAGTTCCCGCTGTGGTGGTACACCGTGCCCGCGATCCTCAAGGGCTGGGTGGACCGGGTGTTCACCCACCGCTTCGCCTACGGCGTGGGCGAACACAGCGGCACCAGGTACGGCGACCGCTTCGGCGAGGGCACCCTCGCCGGCCGCCGGGCCCTGCTGTCGGTGACCGCCGGGGGACCGGAGTCGCACTACGCCGCGCGCGGGATCAACGGCCCCATGGACGACCTGCTCTTCCCCCTCCACCACGGCGTCCTCTACCACCCGGGCATGGACGTGCTGCCGCCGTTCGTGGTCTACGGCGCCGACCGGATGACGGCCCAGGACTACTCGGACGCCGCCGAGGGCTGGCGACAGCGCCTGCTCACCCTGGGGACGACCGAGCCCATCGCGTTCCGGCCGCAGAACCACGGCGACTACGAGATCCCCTCCCTGCGCCTGAGGGAGGGACTGGAGCCCGCCGGCCGCACGGGCTTCGGGCTGCACGTGCGCGGCTAG
- a CDS encoding glycerate kinase: MSHVPHTTDEVPRVRVAVVPDSFKGSARAVEVAAAMAQGAEEAFTGLGMKADIDVLPFADGGEGTLDALLGAWGTGAHTVETTDALGRPVRARYGLSPDGRTGVIEAAEANGLPLVDDVPLRPLTASTRGLGPLVTALLDAGVAEILLCIGGSATTDGGAGLLAALGARLLARDGSELPEGGGSLSELDRLDLSGLDRRARSVRWRIACDVTNPLVGERGAAAVFGPQKGATPQDVRVLDAGLGRLADVLAQVSGTDVRDLAGAGAAGGLPAPLAALLGAELVPGSRMVAEVLGAEELLSRADLVLTGEGSFDSQSLAGKVVDAVRRLTPADRPVVVIAGRVSVPAEELAAAGITAAVSIARGPATLDRLREEVLPGITWAAFTSCRLLAHGPVGSRG, from the coding sequence ATGTCGCACGTACCGCACACCACCGACGAGGTACCACGGGTCCGCGTCGCCGTCGTCCCGGACTCCTTCAAGGGCAGCGCCCGCGCCGTGGAGGTGGCGGCCGCGATGGCCCAGGGGGCCGAGGAGGCCTTCACGGGGCTCGGCATGAAGGCCGACATCGACGTCCTGCCGTTCGCCGACGGCGGTGAGGGCACCCTCGACGCGCTGCTCGGCGCCTGGGGCACCGGCGCGCACACCGTGGAGACCACCGACGCGCTGGGCCGTCCCGTGCGCGCCCGCTACGGGTTGTCCCCCGACGGCCGGACCGGTGTCATCGAGGCCGCGGAGGCCAACGGGCTGCCCCTGGTGGACGACGTGCCCCTGCGGCCGCTGACCGCGAGCACCCGTGGTCTGGGTCCGCTGGTCACGGCCCTGCTGGACGCGGGCGTGGCGGAGATCCTGCTGTGTATCGGCGGCTCGGCGACCACCGACGGCGGCGCCGGCCTGCTCGCGGCGCTGGGGGCACGCCTGCTGGCGCGGGACGGTTCGGAGCTGCCCGAGGGCGGGGGGAGCCTCAGCGAGCTGGACCGCCTGGACCTGTCGGGCCTGGACCGGCGCGCGCGCTCGGTGCGCTGGCGGATCGCCTGCGACGTCACCAACCCCCTGGTCGGGGAACGGGGCGCGGCGGCCGTCTTCGGGCCGCAGAAGGGCGCCACCCCGCAGGACGTGCGTGTGCTGGACGCGGGGCTGGGCCGTCTGGCCGACGTGCTCGCCCAGGTGAGCGGGACCGACGTGCGCGATCTGGCGGGGGCGGGGGCCGCCGGGGGGCTGCCCGCGCCGCTGGCGGCGCTGTTGGGCGCCGAGCTCGTGCCCGGCTCGCGGATGGTGGCCGAGGTGCTGGGCGCCGAGGAGCTGCTCTCCCGGGCCGACCTGGTCCTCACCGGTGAGGGTTCCTTCGACAGCCAGTCCCTGGCGGGCAAGGTGGTCGACGCCGTACGGCGCCTCACCCCCGCCGACCGCCCCGTGGTGGTCATCGCCGGACGTGTCTCGGTCCCGGCGGAGGAGCTCGCGGCCGCGGGGATCACCGCGGCCGTGTCCATCGCGCGGGGGCCGGCCACCCTGGACCGGCTGCGCGAGGAGGTGCTGCCCGGGATCACCTGGGCGGCGTTCACCAGCTGCCGCCTCCTCGCGCACGGACCGGTCGGCTCTCGCGGCTAG
- a CDS encoding sugar diacid recognition domain-containing protein: MAEHSRRAPLSGEIAQRVVDLIAPTISHNINVMDEHGTIIACLDPSRIGTLHRGAQRVIAEGRGVLVTSRGREGSDRPGANEPLVIDGELCGVVGVTGDPREVAPLARVVALTVQLLVVQSRDQDAVTRRHTEARDLIAALTSGTAERGAARARLAAAGLAPPWSLALWAAAEARADGSAAPPESSERAAARINADAGHRAAVLHGALWAVGSGAVPASRALGLPEEGRHTRTEPTSEVDVLLADAEESRALCRYAGLIPAAGETGPWSRAVAVAVAHLPARSLARLAGRVVLLNGAQRRTVLAAASTTSMQAAADALYVHRNTLLQRVERIRAVTGLDPRRPDHLTTLQMAMYARDALGGSHIE, from the coding sequence ATGGCCGAACACTCGCGTCGGGCCCCGTTGAGCGGTGAGATCGCCCAGCGCGTGGTCGACCTCATCGCCCCGACGATCAGCCACAACATCAACGTGATGGACGAGCACGGCACGATCATCGCCTGCCTGGATCCCTCCCGGATCGGCACACTGCACAGGGGCGCCCAGCGGGTGATCGCCGAGGGGCGCGGTGTGCTCGTCACCTCCCGCGGGCGGGAGGGCTCCGACCGGCCCGGCGCCAACGAGCCCCTGGTCATCGACGGTGAGCTGTGCGGGGTCGTCGGGGTGACGGGGGACCCCCGCGAGGTCGCGCCCCTGGCCAGGGTCGTCGCGCTGACCGTCCAGCTCCTGGTCGTCCAGAGCCGTGACCAGGACGCGGTGACCCGCCGCCACACCGAGGCCCGCGACCTGATCGCGGCCCTGACCTCGGGCACGGCCGAGCGGGGGGCCGCCCGGGCCAGGCTGGCCGCCGCCGGGCTGGCTCCGCCCTGGTCGCTGGCCCTGTGGGCGGCCGCCGAGGCGCGCGCGGACGGCTCCGCCGCGCCGCCGGAGTCCTCCGAGAGGGCTGCGGCCCGGATCAACGCCGACGCCGGCCACCGGGCGGCCGTCCTGCACGGCGCCCTGTGGGCGGTCGGGTCCGGCGCCGTGCCCGCATCCCGCGCGCTCGGCCTGCCAGAGGAGGGCCGCCACACCCGGACCGAGCCCACGAGCGAGGTCGACGTGCTGTTGGCCGACGCGGAGGAGTCGCGGGCGCTGTGCCGGTACGCCGGGCTGATCCCGGCGGCGGGGGAGACCGGGCCGTGGTCGCGGGCCGTCGCCGTGGCCGTCGCCCACCTGCCCGCGCGCAGTCTCGCCCGCCTGGCCGGGCGGGTCGTGCTCCTGAACGGGGCGCAGCGGCGCACCGTCCTGGCCGCGGCCTCGACGACGTCCATGCAGGCGGCGGCCGACGCGCTCTACGTCCACCGCAACACCCTGCTCCAGCGGGTGGAGAGGATCCGGGCGGTGACGGGGCTGGACCCGCGCCGCCCCGACCACCTGACCACGCTGCAGATGGCGATGTACGCTCGCGACGCACTGGGCGGTTCGCACATAGAGTGA
- a CDS encoding cupin domain-containing protein encodes MNYVLHMTELARWRTGTGDLEPDSLHTDGFVHASPNEHTVLAVANSLYSKASEPYCVLVVDTVRLGREVRWEPAAPARGQGVLEGVDASVLFPHIYGPIPREAVVGVRYLRREPPGVFTAVDQRGPTAEALDLLPHPEGGWFKVTWRSGVTVHPEGYDGPRETASGLQFLLNRGDRCRWHRLRSAQLWSFDRGGPVLIELGGAGPEPEVEQRFTLGPHIEAGQHLQVLVPAGTWQTSRPLTGEENLSTCVTSPAFDFADVEVADEGGTLRFPRML; translated from the coding sequence GTGAACTACGTGCTGCACATGACGGAGCTGGCCCGCTGGCGGACCGGTACCGGTGATCTGGAGCCCGACAGTCTGCACACCGACGGGTTCGTGCACGCCTCGCCCAACGAGCACACGGTGCTGGCGGTGGCCAATTCCCTCTACAGCAAGGCAAGCGAGCCCTACTGCGTGCTCGTGGTGGACACCGTGCGCCTGGGCCGGGAGGTGCGCTGGGAGCCGGCGGCACCCGCCCGGGGGCAGGGCGTGCTGGAGGGTGTGGACGCGTCGGTGCTCTTCCCGCACATCTACGGGCCCATCCCGCGTGAGGCCGTGGTGGGCGTGCGCTACCTGCGCCGCGAGCCGCCGGGGGTGTTCACCGCGGTCGACCAGCGCGGTCCCACGGCCGAGGCGCTGGACCTGCTCCCGCATCCTGAGGGCGGGTGGTTCAAGGTCACCTGGCGCAGTGGTGTGACCGTGCACCCGGAGGGCTATGACGGCCCGCGCGAGACGGCTTCGGGTCTGCAGTTCCTGCTCAACCGGGGGGACCGGTGCCGGTGGCACCGGCTGCGTTCGGCGCAGTTGTGGTCCTTCGACCGGGGCGGTCCGGTGCTCATCGAACTGGGGGGCGCGGGGCCCGAGCCGGAGGTGGAGCAGCGCTTCACCCTGGGGCCGCACATCGAGGCGGGCCAGCACCTGCAGGTGCTGGTTCCGGCGGGTACCTGGCAGACCTCCCGCCCCCTGACGGGTGAGGAGAACCTGTCCACGTGCGTGACCTCTCCGGCGTTCGACTTCGCCGACGTGGAGGTCGCCGACGAGGGCGGCACCCTGCGCTTCCCCCGGATGCTGTGA
- the menD gene encoding 2-succinyl-5-enolpyruvyl-6-hydroxy-3-cyclohexene-1-carboxylic-acid synthase: MNPSTALARVLVDELARCGLSEAVVSPGSRSTPLALALVAHPEVRVHVRVDERSASFLALGLARVSRRPVAVVCTSGTAAANFHPAVMEASESGVPLLVLTADRPPELRGTGANQTADQIGLYGGAVRMFAEVGTPDPVPGMVAYWRSLSCRAWAAALGGRPGPVHLNVAFRDPLTPDEPGTGAPAWTEPLEGRDLGRPWIGRPGPCAEPVPFTLPAVERGVIVCGDGDYDPVPFLALAELTGWPLLAEPTSNARRAGAVSTYRQLLASPGFAAGPAPELVVSVGRPNLSRQILAYLRRAERHVVVTAGAIGDPSASLANAFSDPARTATDVVAAVAAPGGLDLDGPVGTDWSRWWFRAEAAARTAVDTVLDADEALSEMRLARDLVSHVSAGSLLFAGSSMPIRDLDATMRARCGVRLVGNRGVSGIDGTVSAAIGAALAHQADGTGGQAYALLGDLAMLHDQNGLVIGPGEPRPDLAVVVVNNDGGGIFSGLEQAGHPDFERVFGTPHGVSMERVAAVADLPYTRLEWATDLPKALLGEGLRVIEVQTARTDSAVLRRRVQAAVDEAVEGVL, from the coding sequence ATGAATCCGTCTACCGCCCTGGCGCGGGTCCTCGTCGACGAACTGGCCCGTTGCGGGCTGTCCGAGGCCGTGGTCTCGCCGGGGTCGCGCTCGACGCCCCTCGCGCTGGCCCTGGTCGCCCACCCCGAGGTCCGCGTCCACGTGCGCGTGGACGAGCGTTCGGCGTCCTTCCTCGCGCTGGGCCTGGCCCGTGTGTCCCGGCGGCCCGTGGCGGTGGTGTGCACGTCCGGTACGGCCGCGGCGAACTTCCATCCCGCGGTGATGGAGGCGAGCGAGAGCGGGGTGCCGCTGCTGGTGCTGACCGCCGACCGCCCGCCGGAGCTGCGCGGGACCGGCGCCAACCAGACGGCGGACCAGATCGGCCTGTACGGCGGTGCGGTGCGCATGTTCGCCGAGGTCGGCACTCCCGACCCGGTGCCGGGGATGGTCGCCTACTGGCGTTCGCTGTCGTGTCGCGCCTGGGCCGCGGCCCTGGGCGGCCGTCCTGGTCCGGTCCACCTGAACGTGGCCTTCCGCGACCCCTTGACCCCCGACGAACCGGGCACCGGCGCTCCGGCCTGGACCGAGCCGTTGGAGGGCCGGGACCTGGGCCGCCCGTGGATCGGCCGTCCGGGCCCGTGCGCGGAGCCCGTGCCCTTCACCCTGCCCGCGGTCGAGCGCGGCGTCATCGTGTGCGGTGACGGCGACTACGACCCGGTGCCGTTCCTGGCGCTGGCCGAGCTCACGGGGTGGCCGCTGCTGGCCGAACCCACCTCCAACGCCCGCCGGGCGGGAGCGGTCTCCACCTACCGGCAGCTGCTGGCCTCGCCGGGCTTCGCGGCCGGGCCCGCGCCGGAGCTGGTCGTGAGCGTGGGGCGGCCCAACCTGTCCCGGCAGATCCTGGCCTACCTGCGCCGTGCCGAGCGCCACGTGGTCGTGACCGCCGGGGCGATCGGCGATCCCTCGGCCTCGCTGGCCAACGCCTTCTCCGACCCCGCGCGCACCGCCACCGACGTGGTGGCCGCCGTCGCCGCCCCCGGGGGACTGGACCTGGACGGGCCGGTGGGAACGGACTGGTCGCGGTGGTGGTTCCGTGCCGAGGCGGCGGCGCGTACCGCCGTGGACACGGTCCTGGACGCCGACGAGGCGCTCAGTGAGATGCGGCTCGCCCGCGACCTCGTCTCGCACGTGTCGGCCGGGTCGCTGCTGTTCGCCGGTTCCAGCATGCCCATCCGCGACCTGGACGCGACCATGCGGGCGCGGTGCGGTGTGCGCCTGGTGGGCAACCGGGGTGTGAGCGGGATCGACGGTACGGTCTCCGCCGCGATCGGTGCCGCGTTGGCGCACCAGGCCGATGGCACGGGCGGGCAGGCCTATGCCCTGTTGGGCGACCTGGCGATGCTGCACGACCAGAACGGGCTGGTGATCGGACCGGGCGAACCGCGCCCCGACCTGGCCGTGGTCGTCGTCAACAACGACGGCGGCGGGATCTTCTCCGGCCTGGAGCAGGCGGGCCACCCCGACTTCGAGCGGGTCTTCGGTACCCCGCACGGGGTGTCGATGGAGCGGGTGGCCGCGGTCGCGGACCTGCCCTACACCCGTTTGGAGTGGGCGACGGACCTGCCCAAGGCCCTGTTGGGGGAGGGGCTGCGGGTGATCGAGGTGCAGACCGCGCGCACCGACAGCGCGGTGCTGCGCCGCCGGGTCCAGGCGGCGGTGGACGAGGCGGTCGAGGGCGTGCTGTGA
- a CDS encoding o-succinylbenzoate synthase, with translation MTWPAADPAGSLAGSRAFAVGLRNRFRGITVREGLLVRGPAGWGEFSPFAEYGPRESSRWWAACHEAAHQGWPEPVRDRVPVNVTVPAVGPEGAARIVAAGGCATAKVKVAERGQDPGQDIARVEAVRQALGPSGRVRVDANGGWDVDTAVRMVRELDRFDLEYVEQPCASLEDLALVRRRVDVPVAADESIRKAEDPLRVSAAGAADIVVLKVQPLGGVRAALRVAEACGLPVVVSSAVESSVGLAAGVALAAALPDLPYACGLATAQMLTADVTADPLLPREGFLPVRAVEVDEERLRGVEIDAAAWRVRAEQAREAGRE, from the coding sequence GTGACCTGGCCCGCCGCCGACCCGGCGGGGTCTCTCGCCGGGTCCCGGGCGTTCGCGGTGGGCCTGCGCAACCGGTTCCGCGGCATCACCGTCCGCGAGGGCCTGCTCGTGCGCGGGCCGGCCGGGTGGGGCGAGTTCTCCCCCTTCGCCGAGTACGGTCCGCGCGAGTCCTCGCGCTGGTGGGCGGCCTGCCATGAGGCGGCCCACCAGGGCTGGCCCGAGCCGGTCCGCGACCGGGTGCCGGTCAACGTCACGGTCCCCGCGGTCGGCCCGGAGGGGGCCGCGCGGATCGTGGCCGCCGGGGGGTGCGCGACCGCCAAGGTGAAGGTCGCCGAACGCGGACAGGACCCGGGGCAGGACATCGCCCGGGTGGAGGCCGTCCGCCAGGCCCTGGGCCCCTCGGGCCGGGTGCGCGTGGACGCCAACGGCGGTTGGGACGTCGACACCGCGGTGCGCATGGTGCGCGAGTTGGACCGGTTCGACCTGGAGTACGTCGAGCAGCCGTGCGCGAGCCTGGAGGACTTGGCTCTGGTCCGGCGCCGCGTCGATGTCCCGGTGGCCGCCGACGAGTCGATCCGCAAGGCGGAGGACCCGCTGAGGGTCAGTGCCGCGGGCGCCGCCGACATCGTGGTGCTCAAGGTGCAGCCGCTGGGCGGTGTGCGCGCCGCGCTGCGCGTGGCCGAGGCGTGCGGTCTGCCGGTGGTGGTCTCCAGCGCCGTGGAGTCCTCGGTGGGTCTGGCGGCGGGTGTGGCCCTGGCCGCGGCTCTGCCTGACCTGCCCTACGCGTGCGGTCTGGCGACCGCGCAGATGCTCACCGCCGACGTCACGGCCGATCCGCTGCTGCCCCGGGAGGGGTTCCTGCCGGTCCGGGCGGTAGAGGTCGACGAGGAACGGCTGCGCGGGGTCGAGATCGACGCCGCCGCCTGGCGGGTGCGGGCCGAGCAGGCCCGCGAGGCGGGTCGGGAGTAG
- the menB gene encoding 1,4-dihydroxy-2-naphthoyl-CoA synthase, with product MSSVIDWQRSGEYSDIIYETAEGIAKITINRPERHNAFRPQTLFELQQAFNIARDDSEVGVIIFTGAGDQAFCSGGDQKIRGDDGYMGDDAVAKQGIGRLNVLDLQVQIRRLPKPVICMVAGWSIGGGNVLQVCCDLTIAADNAKFGQTGPKVGSFDGGYGSWLLAETVGLKKAREIWYLCRQYSAQEAQDMGMVNTVVPLADLEKETVQWARELLEKSPLALRMLKGAINAVSDGAAGMQQFAGDATMLYYMSEEAQEGRDAFKEKRRPEFDQFPRRP from the coding sequence GTGAGCAGCGTGATCGACTGGCAGCGGTCGGGCGAGTATTCCGACATCATCTACGAGACCGCGGAGGGCATCGCCAAGATCACGATCAACCGGCCGGAGCGGCACAACGCCTTCCGGCCGCAGACCTTGTTCGAGCTCCAGCAGGCGTTCAACATCGCCCGCGACGACTCCGAGGTCGGTGTGATCATCTTCACCGGTGCGGGCGACCAGGCCTTCTGCTCGGGCGGCGACCAGAAGATCCGCGGCGATGACGGCTACATGGGTGACGACGCCGTCGCCAAGCAGGGCATCGGCCGCCTCAACGTGCTGGACCTGCAGGTGCAGATCCGCCGCCTGCCCAAGCCGGTCATCTGCATGGTCGCCGGGTGGTCCATCGGCGGCGGCAACGTGCTCCAGGTCTGCTGTGACCTGACCATCGCCGCCGACAACGCCAAGTTCGGGCAGACCGGTCCCAAGGTCGGCTCCTTCGACGGCGGGTACGGCTCCTGGCTGCTGGCCGAGACCGTCGGCCTGAAGAAGGCCCGCGAGATCTGGTACCTGTGCCGCCAGTACAGCGCCCAGGAGGCGCAGGACATGGGCATGGTCAACACCGTCGTGCCGCTGGCGGACCTGGAGAAGGAGACCGTGCAGTGGGCGCGTGAGCTCCTGGAGAAGTCCCCGCTGGCCCTGCGCATGCTCAAGGGCGCCATCAACGCCGTCAGCGACGGCGCCGCCGGGATGCAGCAGTTCGCCGGCGACGCCACGATGCTCTACTACATGAGCGAGGAGGCCCAGGAGGGGCGCGACGCCTTCAAGGAGAAGCGCCGTCCGGAGTTCGACCAGTTCCCGCGCCGCCCGTGA
- a CDS encoding AMP-binding protein, which produces MAPDEIGRRVARALRGRGPALLPVPAGTPQARVRDLLAAMRPESVRTPQGVTALKGGVPALTDTALVITTSGSTGLPKGVELSAAALRASALASVERVGAAPGDRWLCVLPAGHISGLQVIIRALVTGTEAVHADFDTQGVAELARELGPHVSLVPTQLRRLLAAGTDLADLGTVLLGGAAAEPDLLERARRAGARVVTTYGMSETCGGCVYDGVPLDGVRVRLESDSPGEPGRILVAGPVLLSGYRMPPGTRAPGALERDGDGVTWLRTNDLGCWEADGRLSVLGRMDDVVNSGGHKVVPGQVNALVAEHPAVAESVVVGRADPEWGERVSAVVVPTDPRRPPSLQELRDWVRERLPAYAAPRELEVRERLPLLASGKPDLVALRTPKD; this is translated from the coding sequence CTGGCGCCCGACGAGATCGGCCGCCGCGTGGCCCGGGCCCTGCGGGGCCGGGGCCCGGCCCTGCTGCCCGTCCCCGCCGGCACGCCCCAGGCGCGGGTGCGGGACCTGCTCGCCGCGATGCGCCCGGAGTCGGTGCGCACGCCCCAGGGCGTCACGGCCCTGAAGGGCGGCGTGCCCGCGCTCACCGACACCGCGCTGGTCATCACCACCTCCGGTTCCACCGGCCTGCCCAAGGGCGTGGAGCTGTCCGCGGCCGCGCTGCGCGCCTCCGCGCTGGCCTCGGTGGAGCGCGTGGGCGCGGCGCCGGGCGATCGGTGGCTGTGCGTCCTGCCCGCGGGGCACATCTCCGGCCTGCAGGTGATCATCCGGGCACTGGTCACCGGGACCGAGGCGGTGCACGCCGACTTCGACACGCAGGGTGTGGCGGAGCTGGCGCGCGAACTGGGTCCGCACGTGTCCCTGGTCCCCACCCAGCTGCGGCGCCTGCTGGCCGCCGGCACCGACCTCGCGGACCTGGGCACCGTCCTGCTCGGCGGCGCCGCCGCCGAACCCGACCTGCTGGAGCGGGCCCGCCGGGCCGGGGCGCGGGTGGTGACCACCTACGGCATGAGCGAGACGTGCGGGGGCTGTGTCTACGACGGTGTTCCCCTGGACGGGGTACGGGTGCGGCTGGAGTCGGACTCGCCCGGGGAACCGGGCCGGATCCTGGTGGCCGGGCCGGTGCTGTTGAGCGGGTACCGGATGCCGCCCGGCACCCGCGCCCCCGGAGCGCTGGAGCGCGACGGGGACGGTGTGACCTGGCTGCGCACCAACGACCTGGGGTGCTGGGAGGCCGACGGGCGCCTGTCGGTCCTGGGCCGGATGGACGACGTGGTCAACTCGGGCGGGCACAAGGTGGTCCCCGGCCAGGTCAACGCGCTGGTGGCCGAACACCCGGCGGTCGCCGAGTCGGTGGTCGTGGGCCGCGCGGACCCGGAGTGGGGGGAGCGGGTCAGCGCCGTGGTGGTACCGACCGACCCGCGTCGGCCGCCGTCGCTGCAGGAGCTGCGCGACTGGGTGCGCGAGCGGTTGCCCGCCTACGCGGCGCCGCGCGAGCTGGAGGTCCGCGAACGCCTGCCGCTCCTGGCGTCGGGCAAGCCGGACCTGGTGGCGCTGCGCACACCCAAGGACTGA